CTTGGGGCCACGTGCGGCGCGCGATCTTGAAGCGCGTCCGGCCGATCTACGTGCGGCGCATGGCGGCGCTGCGCCGCGGCGACCCGACCGGTGCGCCGCATGAACTGCTCGACCCTCGCGATCTCAAATTCTGCCGCAATCAATGCACGGCCCATTGGGCTCCGGAAGACGATCGGTTCGCGTGGCGCGACCGGCTGCCGTTCGCCCGCTGGGGCTTGGCGGAACTGGTGCTGATGGGCGTGCCGCTCACGTTGCTGACCATCGGCCTGGCGCTGTCGCCGTATTGGTATCTCGCGATCGCCGTCGGAGTCGTTCTCGGTTGGGTCATCTCGTTCTTTCGCGATCCGTCGCGCGTCGTGCCCGTCGGGCCGGGCCTCGTCGTCGCGCCGGCTGATGGGACGATCGCCGAAATCACGCGACTCGATCACGACCCGTTCATCGGCGGTCCGGCCGTGCGGATCGGCATCTTCTTGTCGATCTTCAACGTCCACTTGAATCGGAGTCCGATCGATGCGCGGGTCGCGCGGCTCCGTTATCATCCCGGCAAGTTCTTGAACGCGCTCAATCCCGAGAGCGCGATCTTGAACGAGAACATGGTCATCGGGCTCGAAGAGACCACGGCTCCTTATCGGAAGCTGGTCGTGCGACAGATCGCCGGGTTGTTTGCGCGGAAGATCGTCTGCGATTTGAAGCCGGGGCAAGAAGTGCGCCGCGGCGAACGGTTCGGCATGATCAAGCTCGGCTCGCGCACCGAGATCATCTTGCCGGACGAAGCAGGGCTGGAGATCACGGTGAAAGTCGGCGACAAAGTGCAAGCGGGAAGCACGCTGTTCGCGAAGTTACCGAAAAGTTCTTAGTGCGTAGTTCTTAGTGCGTAGTTTTCCACCGGGCGGGCTCCGACCCCTGACCCCTGACCCCTGACCCCTGACCCCTGACCCCTGACCCCTGGCTCCCCGATGCATCGCATTCGCGCCGTCGCCGTGTTGCCGACGTTGTTTACGCTCGGCAATCTGATCTGTGGCTTCTTTGCGATCGTCGCGGCCGCACGTGTCGAAGCGCCGACCTCGGCCGAAACTCCGACGACGCAAGCCATCCAAAGCGTCGGGCCGATGCAGATGATGACCGAGTGGCGTAAGGAAGACCCGGTACACAATTGCATGCTCGCCGGTTGGCTCATCTTCTTGGCGATGGTGTTCGACGCGCTCGACGGCCACGTCGCCCGCTTGGCGAAGGTGACGAGCGACTTCGGCGCGCAGCTCGATAGCTTGTGCGATGCGGTGACGTTCGGCGTTGCGCCGGCGTTTTTATTAGTGAAGATGTGTCCCGGCTTTACGTTCAACCACAGCAAACTCATTTGGATCATCGCGGCGGCATATGCCTGCTGCGCCGCGCTGCGCTTAGCGCGGTTCAACGTGGAATCCGACGACGACGACGACCACATGAACTTCAGCGGATTGCCTTCGCCGGCGGCGGCTTCGGTGCCCGCTGCGTTTGCGATTCTCTTCTATACGCTTCGACTCGATACGACGACGTGGGAACACGTACCCCGCATCGACACGATCTTGCAAACGACGCTGCCGTTTCTCGCCTTGATCGTGGCGCTGCTGATGGTCTCGCGCATTCCCTATCCGCATCTGATGAACCAAGTGTTCCGCGGCCAACGGAGCTTCGGCCACGTCATCGGCGTCGTGTTCGCGCTGGCTGCGGTAATGGTGTTGCCGGGCTACATGCTGCCGCTCGTCTGCGTCGGGTTCGCGCTGAGCGGGCCGGTGCGCTATGCGTATCAAGAACTGATGCAGCGGAAACCGCACGACGAGCCGCTGTTTTAAAGGCCGCTGTTTTAAGAACGGCAGAGATAAAAAAACAGCCGCGGAACTTACGCTCCGCGGCTGTTGAGTTGTTGAGTGAATCGGTAAGTCGAAGTTCTTTCGTCGAACCTCTTACTACGGCGCGGCAGGCTTTTCGCTTGCGACGGGCTTTTCGGTCGTGGTCGGCTTCGCTTCGGTGGCGGGCTTCCCTTCCACGGTCGCGGTCTTCATCGGTCGTTTGGCATTCGCCGCGGCCTCTAAGCGGAGAAACTTAAGCTTGCTCACTTGATCCGCCGTCAGGACTCCTTCGATCTCTTGGTCGCGCTGAGCTTGGATCTCTTTGATCTTCGCCGCCAGCGGAGCGATCTCGGTTTGGTAGCGATCTTGAATGATGTAGATTTTTTCTTTTTGATCCGGATCCACGATCTTCGCGAAATGGGCGGGCAATGGTCCGCGACGTTCTTCTACTTTCTTCACCTTCTTCTCGGTCCCTTCCTTGGCCGGCTTCTCTGCGGTTTTTTCCGTTCCCTTTTCAATACTCTTTTCCGTTGCGCCGGCTTCCGGTTTCGCGGCGGGCTTTTCATCTGCGGCGCGGGCCGCAGGCGAGGCGGCGATCAACGCGGCGCAGGTTAGGGAAGCGAGCATCCGTCGAGCAAACGCGAGAGGCAGGTTCATCGAATCCCCCGGATCAAAAAAAGCATGGTGATAGATAACAGAGACTGCCGAGAAGGGAGTTTTCGCCTCTCGAGCGAGTCGCAAAGCGTCCCCGCATTTTAATTGTCATGGTGGTGGAAGCTAGCTCTCGCGAGGGGGTTATTTGAAGAATTCGGAGCGTTGATTACCAAGGAGCGCAGATAGTGTATTTGCTCTGCTTCCTATCGAACACTGCTCCGCCAACGAGCCTCTCCACCAAGGCTCGCAGCCTCGCGAAGCAGGCCGTACGGCGATGTCTAAGTATCAGCAATTGCAATACTTACCGTCGGCTGCCGAGAGCCTAGTTCGGCCACTTGACGTCGCTCGCTCGAACCGGATACTCAACGGTTCGCTCGTACCCTTTTGATATCGCGAGGAACACAGATTATGCGTCGTGCGAAAATTACGATCGTCGGAGCCGGCAACGTCGGCGCGACTACCGCTCATTGGTGCGCCGCGGCTGAGCTGGGCGACATCGTCTTGCTCGATATCCCGATGACCGAAGGGATGCCGAAAGGAAAAGCGCTCGATCTGATGCAAGCCTCGCCGATCGTCGGCTTCGATTCGAACATCGTCGGCACGACTTCCTACGACGACACGCGCGACAGCGACGTCGTCGTCATCACGGCCGGCATCGCGCGGAAGCCGGGCATGAGCCGCGACGACCTCCTCGGCACCAACGCGAAGATCGTCGGCTCCGTAGCCGCGGAAATCAAGCAGTCGAGCCCGAACGCGGTCGTGATCGTCGTGAGCAACCCGCTCGACGCGATGGTGCAACGCGCCTTCCAAGTGACGGGCTTCGCGCCGTCGAAGGTGATCGGTCAGGCCGGCGTGTTGGACACGGCCCGCTACCGCACGTTCTTGGCGATGGAACTCGGCGTGAGCGTGGAAGACATTCAAGCCATGTTGCTCGGCGGCCACGGCGACACGATGGTGCCGGTGCCGAGTTGCACGTCGGTCGGCGGTATTCCGATCTCGCAATTCATCAAGCCGGAACGCTTGGCCGAGATCGTGCAACGGGCACGCGTCGGCGGTGCGGAGATCGTCGGCCTGTTGAAGACCGGCAGCGCGTACTACGCCCCGGCTGCAGCCGTAACGCAGATGGTCGAAGCGATCGTGCGCGATAAGAAGCGGCTGATTCCGGTCGCCGCATATTGCGACAAGGAATACGGCGTCGGCGGCTACTACGTCGGCGTGCCGGTCATTCTCGGTTCGGGCGGGGTCGAGAAAATCATCGAGCTCAACCTGACCGAACAGGAGCGAGGCGATTTCCGTAAGAGTATCGACGCAGTCAAGGAACTCGTCGGCGCGATGGCAAAGTTGACCGGTTAGCAGTTGACGGGTTAATCGCCTCGGGCGCTTTCGTGCTTCGATTTTTTAAGTAGTTTGTTTGATAAGTGAATCGTGTGGCCGTAGGCCTGAGTTGCCTCGGTGTGGATCTAGTTCGCCGGCGATGCCGGCGAACGATCGCGGAATCGGAGCTTGCACGTCCTTCTCGGCGCTCGTCGCCGTTGACATGCCGCTCCGCTTCCGACTATTGTCCCCAACGACGTTCAAGAGGCGCGTCGTCGTGGTTGCCGGGAGGGCAAATCGCTCGGCGTCGAATCCCGATTCGATGCGGTAGTTTGCTTGGTCTTCGTCTCTTCACCGCGCGGAACATCCCTGATGAATCGTATCGACATGCTCGGCGACCGGACGCGGCGCGATGCCCCTTCGGCCGATTTCGCCGCCGAATTGGCTGCCGATCTTGCCGGCGACTTCGGCGCCGCTCGAGCCGTGCAAGCCGGGGGCGACGGTCTTTCGACCCTCTTCGGGCCCGTGCATTACGAGACGAACTACGCCTATCCGCTACTGGTGTGGATGCACGGTCGCGGACAAACCGAACGGCAACTCGTGAAGGTGATGCCGCTCATTAGTTTGCGTAACTACGTGGCCGTAGCGCCGCGCGGAACGGTTCGCACGGAAGAAGTTCGCCGTGTCGCCGGACCCGCCTCGACGGGCCGTCCGTCGTTCACCTGGTCGCAACGTCCGGAAGCGGTCGACGTCGCGATTCAACGTATTTTCTCCGCGGTCGATGAAGCGCGCGAGCAGTACCACATTGCGCGGCATCGGATTTTTCTGGCCGGTGTCGATGCCGGCGGCACGATGGCTTGGCGCGCAGCGCTCGCGCATCCCGATCGCTTTGCCGGCGCGATCTCGTTCGGCGGCCCGTTTCCCGAAGGGCGTTCGCCGCTGTCGCGGCTGCTCGAAGCACGCCGGTTGCCGTTGTTCCTCGCGCATGGTCGCGACGACGCGTCGTTCTCCGAAGCACGCGTAAGCGAACAGCTGCGCTTGTTCCACTCGGCGGGGCTGCAAGTCTCGATGCGTCAATATCCGTGCGGCGCTCAGCTTGCGCCGCAGATGCTGACGGATATCGATCGTTGGATGATGGACGTCGTCACCGGCGCAACGACCTGCGTCGACTAGCACGCGCGGCCTGCGCGCTACGGCAACTTGCCGGCACCTCGTTGCATAAGCTAGGCAACCCGGCAGCTCACGGCCGGATCTTGAAGCAATCTTGACGCTTTGCGGCGCTTTCGAGTACAAGTCGCCGCCTTTCTCCCGTTCCCCCGAAGCTCACGTCGTTGCGCCGTCGCCGTTTCGCGCGTCGCTTCGATGAGTCGCGTCACGTCTTGTTTCATTTCTCGTTTCGTTCGCGCCGAGTTGCGCAGCCTCTGCGGCTGCGTAATACGTCGCCTTGTATTTCTCGATCGACATCGTCATGGCGAAAGCGGAAAAAGCCGCCGAAGCAGCAGCTAAGCCGTCGCTCGCCGATCGCTTGCGCGCCGTGCGTCGGTTGCCGCATTGGGTCCGTGCGAACGGCATCAAAGCGGCCGTGATCTTTTCCGTCGCGTTCTCCGTGATGGGAGCGATGCTCTTCGGTTGGGCCGTGATGAGCGCCAAGTCGCGCCAAGAACGAATCGAGGCCGCTTACACGCCGAGCGACGCTTTCGAAGCGCTCGATGCGGGCGATCTACCGAAAGCCTTACACATCGCGCAGCTCGCTCAACGCAACGGCAATCTCTCGACCGACGATGCGGGCGGACCCGCTTTCATCTTCGGCGTCGCCGCGCTGCATCGGGCCGACACGCCTCTGATCGTACAACAGCGCCGCGCGCATCAAATCGCCGCGCATTGGTTCGAAGAAGCTTATCGCCGCGGACTTCCCGAAGGCCGCGAGGCGCAAGGGCTGTACTATACCGGCAAGAGTTTTTATCTCGCGGAGCGGTATGCCGAAGCGGTGCCGATCTTGCAAAAGGCGCTGCTCGCCGATGCGAAGACGGCGGTCGAGTTGCGCCGGTATCTCGCGCGCTCGTTGTTTCTGAAAGCCGAGCCGAACGTCGCTGCGGCGCTCGAAGAGATCGATCGCTATCTCGCCGAAAAAGAGCCCGACCAACACGATCGCCGAGTCGCGACGCTCGAGCGCGCCGAAATGCTGCTCCGTCTCGGTCGGCTCGACGATGCTCGCGCAGCCGTGGCTACCATTCCCGCCGACATCAAGCTCGCTGCGGAAGCGTCGCTTTTAGAGGCTCGCATCGTGTTTCAGCAAGCTCGGCTCGCGATGTTGCCGAAGTCGGACGAAACGAAACTTTCTCCGTCGTCGGTTCTGGCGTCGCCTGCCGCTTCGCCGGAAGTGCAAACGCAGCTCAACTCGGCCGTCGTGCTGTTGGAGAAGGCGAAGAAGCTCGACAGCATGTCGACCGTCGTCACGACGCAAGCGTGCTACGTGCTCGGCTTGGTCTACGACGCGCTCGGCAAAGTCGATGAGGCTGCGGAGCAGTTTCATCAAGCCTATCGTCGCGCCGTCGATTCGCCGGAAGGTTTCGCCGCGCGCATCCAATCGGCTCATCTCTTGCGTCGTCGCGACAAGTCCGACGACTCGGTCGTGCTTTATGACGAAGTGCTTAAGGAAATGGGGCCTGAGAATCGTTATTCGAATCGCTGGCTGCCGTTTCCCGAATTGAAAAGTCGGATGCTGGCTTCGTACCAAGATTTTTTTCAGCGCAAGCAATACGTCGCCGCTGCGAAACTCGCCGACTTGCTGCCGCGCTTGCTCGACGAAGACTTGGCCGTGCAACTCGCGGCCGATGCCCATGCGGCGCGGGCCCGACAACTCATGGCCGGCGACGGTGGTCCGCCGCTCGATGCGCGGCATCCGCCCGAAGCGGTGCGCGAGCTTTATCGCCTGGCCGCGAAGCTGCACGAGCGCTTGGCCGTGTTGCACTTCTCGACGCGCGACTATCCCGAACAAATCTGGGCTTCGTCGAAGTACTATCTCTTAGGTCGCGACTACGACAACGCCGCGCGCCAGTTGCGCAAGTATCTCGAAGTCGATTCGCGCATCCATCAAGCCTCGGCTTTGGTCGGGCTCGCGGAAGTGATGCTCACCAAAGAACGACACGCGGAAGCGATCGTCTTGCTGAAGCAATGTTTGGAAGCCCATCCGCGCGATCCGGCCGTGTTTCGCGCGCGGTTGTTGTTGTCCGACGTCTACGGCGAGATGAATCAATGGGACAAAGCCGAGAAGTCGCTACTGGAAAACTTGGAATCGAACGCGCTCACTCCGAGCGGCGAGGAATGGCGGCGTTCGTTGTTCGCGCTCGGGCACATGCTCTTCGATCTCGCGCGATACGACGAAGCGGCCGGTCGGCTCGATGAAGCGGTCGAGCGTTACCCCGAAGATCCCGAGACGTGCGACGCGCGCTACTGCGCGGCCGAGTCGCATCGGCGGATCGCGCAACGGGTCGAATCGGAAATCCCGACCGATGCGCTGCCGATCGAGCGCGCGAAGTTCAGCCGTGTCGCCGAGGTCGAGTTTCGCAAGGCGCTCGAGCATTTCGAGCAAACGATTCAGATGGCGCGCACGCCCGGACCGAGCTACTTCGACGAAGTCGGACGGTTGGCGATGCTGCGCAACGCACTGTTCGCTCGCGGTTCCGTGTTGCATTCGCTCGCGCGTTACGACGATTCGATTCGCGCCTATCAAACCGCGGTGGCGGCGTTTCCGCAATCGCCGGCCGTGTTAGATGCTTATCTCCAGATGGCCGATTGCCATCGTCGGATGCGGCGCGCGAACGAAGCGCGCGGCACGATCGAGCAAGCGAAACTCATGCTCGAACGGATTCCCAAAGATGCTCGGTTCGATACCGTTTCCAACTACGGCCGCGAAGAATGGACCCGACTTCTCAACTCCCTCGGCTCGCTTTGATTCTTAAGCGGCCCGCTCCGGCCGAACCCTGACGAATAGCCTATGACGACTTCCTCCACTTCGCTGCTGATCGACTTGATCGGTCGTAAACACGACTGCTTGGTCGCGCTGCGCGATCTCGGCCTGCGGCAGCGCGAGCTGATCGATGCCGGCGACATGACGCAACTGCTCGGCGTGTTGGCGGAGAAGCAACGAACGATCGTGCAGTTGCAGACGCTCGAACAAGATCTCAACCCGTTTCGCGCCGACGACCCGGAGCGCCGCGCTTGGTCGAGCGAAGCGGAACGCGTGCGCTGCGCGTCGCTCGCGGAGCGCTCGGCTCGCTTGCTCGCTGAAATTCTCGAAAGTGAAAAACGCTCCGAAGACGTGCTCCGTCGCCGACGCGACGACACGGCCGAGCAACTCGCCGCGGCCCAAGTAAGCGGCACGGCGCGCGGTGCGTATGCCGAAGCCGATCGTTATCAGCCCTCCTCGCTTGATCTCTCTACCGAATATTGACGAGGCACCTATGTCCGACCATTTCATTCGCGCCGATGGGGCTCATCGTTCGGATTCGTACGCGCAATCATCCGAGTCGGCAGCGCAGCACGAAGGTGCGCCGAGCGGCGAAGGCCCTGCGACGATCGAGCTGCTGAACTTGCAGACGGTCATGTCGGCTTGGCAAGACGCGACGAGCCGGCTCGAGCAGACGCACGCGGCGCTCCGTTCCGAAGTCTCGCGGCTCTCGCATGAGTTGGCCGTGAAAAATCGGGAGCTGGCCCGCAAGAATCGACTCGCCGATCTCGGCCAGATCGCTTCGCACGTCGCGCATGAAGTGCGAAACAACCTTGTGCCGGTCTCGCTCTATGCAGGCCTGCTCCGACGGCGCTTGAGCGACGATCCGGGGAGCGCCGAAGTGTTGGAAAAGATCCAAGCCGGACTCACCGCGCTCGATGCGATGGTCCACGATATGCTCAACTTCACGGCCGATAAAGAGCCGACGCTCGGCATCGTCGGCGTTCGGGCATTGGTGGAAGAAGTCCTCGCGTCGCTCCGTCCGCAGTTCGCCGCGCAAGGGATCGCGCTACGGCTCGACGTCGCAACGTCGACCATCGTCGCGGCCGATCGCGAAGCGCTGCGGCGTGCGGTGCTCAATCTAGTGCTTAACGCTCTCGATGCCATGCCGCACGGCGGCGAGCTCGCCGTCACCGGGGTCGACTGCCGCAACGGGGTCGAGTTGGAGATCGCCGATTCCGGGCCCGGCTTGAGCGACGAAGCACGTCGACGCGCCTTCGAGCCGTTCTTCACGACGAAGGCGAGCGGCATCGGCCTGGGCCTCGCGATCGTGTATCGACTGGTCGAATCGCACGGCGGCAACGTCACGGCCTGCAACTGTCCGGAAGGAGGCGCAGCGTTCACGATCCGTCTTCCGCGCCGCGCGCAGGCTCAGGAGGCCGCAGCATGAATCTTCGTAGCACCTTGAAAGTTCACGATGAGAAGTCGACAGCGCCAGGCCGAGTGCTCGTCGTCGACGACCATCAGCAAGCCCGCGAGTCGGTTGCGTTCACGCTTCGTCAGTCGGGCTATGCCGTGCAATGTTGCTCGAGCGCCGTCGAAGCGTTGAAGCGGCAAGAGCGCGAGCAGTTCGACGTCGTCGTCACCGATTTGAAGATGCCCGGCATGACCGGCTTGGAGTTTCTGGCGGAGTTGAAGCGTCGTAAGGCGCCGCTCGAAGTCATTCTCGTCACGGCCTATGCGACCGTCGCGACGGCCGTCGAAGCGATGCGCCAAGGAGCGTTCGACTTCTTGGAGAAGCCGTTCAACGTCGAGGCACTCGAAGACCTCGTCGGCCGCGCGATGCGGCATCGCACCGTGGCCGCTGCAGGGCTCGCGCTCGCAACCGTCGACGATGCCGCGGGGCCGGTCATGATCGGATCGAGCCCGCAAATGCAAGCGCTCCGGATGCGTATCGCTCGGGCTGCGCCGACGAACGAAACCGTCTTAATCACCGGAGAAAGCGGCACCGGCAAGGAGCTCGTCGCAGGCACGGTGCATGCCTTGGGGAGTCGCGCGACGAAGCCGCTGGTGAGTTTGAATTGCCCAGCGCTTTCATCGCACTTGATGGAAAGCGAGCTCTTCGGCCATGAACGAGGCGCCTTTACCGGCGCCGAGACACGCAGATCGGGCCGTTTCGAAGCGGCGCACATGGGTTCCATTCTGCTCGACGAAATCACGGAGCTCGAGCTCCCGCTGCAAGCCAAGCTGCTCCGCGTATTGCAAGAGCGGCGGTTCGAGCGCGTCGGCTCCAGCGAAACGATCGACGTCGATGTGCGTGTGCTGGCGACGACGAATCGCGATCTACGGCGCGAAACGGCCGAAGGTCGTTTTCGCGAAGATCTTTATTATCGTTTGGCGGTGATTCCGTTGCATGTCCCTGCGCTCCGCGAACGAGCGGGCGATGTGCCTGAGTTGCTCGATTATTTTCTCGGGCAAGCCGCTGGTCGGGCCGGTTGCGAACCTTGTACGTTGTCGCCCGGCGCGCGCGACATGCTGCTCGCGTATCGTTGGCCGGGAAACGTGCGCGAGTTGCAAAACTTGATGACGCGCGCCGTCGTGCTCAACGGCGGCAACTCGATCTCGGCCGATGAGCTGCGACCGTGGTTGATCGCCGGCGACGGTGCGGGCTCGTCGCACGACGCGGCCTCGCCGGCGCCGATCGGCTTGAGCCTACATGAAATGGAACGCCGGCTCATCGAAGCGACGCTCGAACGCTACGACGGCCATCGCGCGAAGACGGCCGAAGCGCTCGGCATCGGCCTGCGAACCTTGACGGCCAAGATCAAAGAATATGGTTACCCGTCCGGCGCGAAACGCTTAGCCGCTGCCGGCTGATTAAGTCGCGAACACACCACTTCATTCGCATCGAAAGCAACGCTATGTCGACCACCGACGGACCCAGCAAATCGCCTCACTTTCGCGCAGATTCGGCGCACGGCAACGCGCCGAATCTGCGCGTTGCCGGCAGAGGCCCGACGTCAAGGTTTACCGCGGCGCTTGCCGGCAGCGGCGGCGCGAAGTCGCGTTCCGTCGCTGCAAACGGCATGCTGCGCAAGCGGTTAGGTGCCGGCAGAACGAAGATGCAACTAGTGATTGATCTACTGTCGGCACGTCGCTTGCTTTACAAGTCTTCCGAGAAACGGAGGTAGTCGAACGATGCTCAACGAAATGTTCGCGAATTCGCCGATTCCCGTGCTCGAGCAACTGGTGAACTTTTCCCAGTCGCGACACAAAGTCTTGGCTTCGAACATCGCCAACATCGACACGCCCGGCTACCGGACGCGCGATCTGTCGGTCGAGCAGTTTCAAAGCAAGTTGAAGGATGCGATTCACGTTCGAGACAACGACGCGAGCAGCTCGCTCATGGACTCCTCGATCCATGTCGACCCGTTCGACAAAGTCCGCGAAGGGATGAACAACATTCTCTATCACGACAAAAGCAACGTCGGGATCGAGCAGCAAGTGGCCGAGATCACGAAGAACCATATGCAACACAACCTAGCGCTGACGATCATCAACAGCCAGTTCCGACTCTTGCAAACCGCAGTCTCCGAACGCGCATAAGAATTTACTGACCCCTGATCCCTGACCTCCGACCCCTGCCAAACCTATGTTCTCCTCACTCGATGTCAGCACCAGCGCTCTTGTCGCTCAGCGGATGCGGCTCAATGCCGTGTCGAGCAACATCGCGAATATGTCGACCACGCGCAACGAGGCCGGCGAGTCGAAGCCGTACGATGCCCGGTTCGTCGTCTTTCAGACGGCGCCCGAGATCGGCAAGTCGGAAGGAGCGGCAGGCGTACGCGTGTCGGAGATCGGCACGGAAGAACAAGAGCCGATCTGGAAGTATCAGCCCGGCCATCAAGACGCCGTGAAAGAAGGGCCGCGCGAAGGTTGGGTCGCCTATCCGCGCATCAGCCTCATGACCGAATTCACCGACGCCATCGAAACCACGCGGGCCTACGAAGCGAACGTCGGCGTGATCGAAGTGACGAAAGACATGACGCAGCAGACGCTGAGAATCCTGGCCTAACGAAATTCGCAGAGTTCGACGGATCGCAAGCTTCCTTTTTGATTCGAGACGCACATGGCTCTTCCCATCACCGGCCTCGCGAGCACGATTCCCGCGATTCCGTTGCCGCCGTCTATCGGCAAGAGCGAGGGAGCGGCAGGAGGATCGTTTCAAAATTTTCTCGCCGACTCGTTGAAGCAAGTCAACTCGATGCAAGCGGAAGCGAATCAAGCGGTCGAGTCGATGGCGACGGGTGGCGAAGTGAATCCGGCCGAAGTGCTCACCGCGGTGCAGAAGGCCGACCTCGCGTTTCGTCTGACGATGCAGATTCGCAACAAGCTCGTCGCGGCTTATCAAGAAATACAAAACATTCGGATCTAACCACCTCGATTCGACACCGATCGGGCCCGCGCATGATGCGCTAGGCCGGCAGACTGCAACGGATCACGGAGCGTTCCACGGATGGACTTCCTCAATAAGCTTTTCGCGCAACTGAACGACTT
The sequence above is a segment of the Planctomycetia bacterium genome. Coding sequences within it:
- the fliE gene encoding flagellar hook-basal body complex protein FliE is translated as MALPITGLASTIPAIPLPPSIGKSEGAAGGSFQNFLADSLKQVNSMQAEANQAVESMATGGEVNPAEVLTAVQKADLAFRLTMQIRNKLVAAYQEIQNIRI
- the flgC gene encoding flagellar basal body rod protein FlgC — protein: MFSSLDVSTSALVAQRMRLNAVSSNIANMSTTRNEAGESKPYDARFVVFQTAPEIGKSEGAAGVRVSEIGTEEQEPIWKYQPGHQDAVKEGPREGWVAYPRISLMTEFTDAIETTRAYEANVGVIEVTKDMTQQTLRILA